One part of the Rutidosis leptorrhynchoides isolate AG116_Rl617_1_P2 chromosome 1, CSIRO_AGI_Rlap_v1, whole genome shotgun sequence genome encodes these proteins:
- the LOC139889080 gene encoding kinesin-like protein KIN-7J isoform X5, translating into MKVYLLMGKQAVVKTFTMTEITEYTLADIYDYVQKHPERDFQLKFQAMEIYDESVRDLLSTDGYPLRLLDYPERGTIVENLTEESVRDWDHMMELLSICEAQRQSGETSLNETGQTLNGSKWI; encoded by the exons ATG AAAGTATATTTGCTTATGGGCAAACAAGCAGTGGTAAAGACGTTCACAATGACTGAAATTACTGAGTATACTTTAGCAGACATATATGATTATGTACAAAAG CACCCCGAGAGGGACTTTCAATTGAAATTCCAAGCAATGGAGATATATGATGAATCTGTCAGAGATCTACTTAGCACTGATGGCTATCCACTTAGACTTTTAGATTATCCAGAG AGGGGAACGATTGTCGAAAATCTTACCGAGGAAAGTGTTAGGGACTGGGATCATATGATGGAACTACTGTCCATCTGTGAAG CTCAGAGACAAAGTGGGGAGACATCACTAAATGAAACGGGTCAGACTTTAAATGGGTCCAAATGG ATATAG
- the LOC139889080 gene encoding kinesin-like protein KIN-7J isoform X4, which translates to MKVYLLMGKQAVVKTFTMTEITEYTLADIYDYVQKHPERDFQLKFQAMEIYDESVRDLLSTDGYPLRLLDYPERGTIVENLTEESVRDWDHMMELLSICEAQRQSGETSLNETGQTLNGSKWVSNGSKRI; encoded by the exons ATG AAAGTATATTTGCTTATGGGCAAACAAGCAGTGGTAAAGACGTTCACAATGACTGAAATTACTGAGTATACTTTAGCAGACATATATGATTATGTACAAAAG CACCCCGAGAGGGACTTTCAATTGAAATTCCAAGCAATGGAGATATATGATGAATCTGTCAGAGATCTACTTAGCACTGATGGCTATCCACTTAGACTTTTAGATTATCCAGAG AGGGGAACGATTGTCGAAAATCTTACCGAGGAAAGTGTTAGGGACTGGGATCATATGATGGAACTACTGTCCATCTGTGAAG CTCAGAGACAAAGTGGGGAGACATCACTAAATGAAACGGGTCAGACTTTAAATGGGTCCAAATGGGTCAGTAACGGGTCGAAACGG ATATAG
- the LOC139889080 gene encoding uncharacterized protein isoform X2: MYLISFPGLIAISLAENAEKKKTLSKSMKGEARCTNWFWVGRWLSATGILKKIMHLTDVPLPSSHQKELNGCKPLPIGSRNGSHDFHSMQVPTIGVEIRRAVNIIDENLNYTQQKVANLGQEKHHNKLLGTVIDELRFSSEAHPSSTNEAEDPHLDTVPYSHWT; this comes from the exons ATGTACTTAATAAG TTTTCCAGGTCTGATAGCAATCAGTTTGGCAGAGAAtgcagaaaaaaaaaaaacgttatcaAAAAGCATGAAGGGAGAAGCTCGATGCACGAATTGGTTTTGGGTGGGTCGCTGGCTTTCTGCTACAGGTATTCTAAAAAAGATCATGCACTTAACTGACGTGCCACTACCAAGTTCACATCAGAAGGAATTAAATGGCTGTAAGCCTCTGCCAATTGGCTCAAGGAATGGTTCCCACGATTTTCATTCGATGCAAGTTCCAACGATAGGTGTTGAAATCAGAAGAGCTGTGAACATCATTGATGAAAACCTTAATTACACGCAACAGAAAGTTGCTAACTTGGGTCAAGAAAAACATCATAATAAGCTTTTGGGAACTGTGATTGATGAATTGAGGTTCAGCAGTGAAGCTCATCCTTCAAGTACAAATGAAGCCGAAGATCCTCACTTAGATACTG TTCCTTATAGTCACTGGACCTGA
- the LOC139889080 gene encoding uncharacterized protein isoform X3 yields the protein MKGEARCTNWFWVGRWLSATGILKKIMHLTDVPLPSSHQKELNGCKPLPIGSRNGSHDFHSMQVPTIGVEIRRAVNIIDENLNYTQQKVANLGQEKHHNKLLGTVIDELRFSSEAHPSSTNEAEDPHLDTGIEFLIVTGPDVCCFEDRGIT from the exons ATGAAGGGAGAAGCTCGATGCACGAATTGGTTTTGGGTGGGTCGCTGGCTTTCTGCTACAGGTATTCTAAAAAAGATCATGCACTTAACTGACGTGCCACTACCAAGTTCACATCAGAAGGAATTAAATGGCTGTAAGCCTCTGCCAATTGGCTCAAGGAATGGTTCCCACGATTTTCATTCGATGCAAGTTCCAACGATAGGTGTTGAAATCAGAAGAGCTGTGAACATCATTGATGAAAACCTTAATTACACGCAACAGAAAGTTGCTAACTTGGGTCAAGAAAAACATCATAATAAGCTTTTGGGAACTGTGATTGATGAATTGAGGTTCAGCAGTGAAGCTCATCCTTCAAGTACAAATGAAGCCGAAGATCCTCACTTAGATACTGGTATTGAG TTCCTTATAGTCACTGGACCTGATGTATGCTGCTTTGAAGACAGGGGAATTACATGA
- the LOC139889080 gene encoding uncharacterized protein isoform X1: MYLISFPGLIAISLAENAEKKKTLSKSMKGEARCTNWFWVGRWLSATGILKKIMHLTDVPLPSSHQKELNGCKPLPIGSRNGSHDFHSMQVPTIGVEIRRAVNIIDENLNYTQQKVANLGQEKHHNKLLGTVIDELRFSSEAHPSSTNEAEDPHLDTGIEFLIVTGPDVCCFEDRGIT; encoded by the exons ATGTACTTAATAAG TTTTCCAGGTCTGATAGCAATCAGTTTGGCAGAGAAtgcagaaaaaaaaaaaacgttatcaAAAAGCATGAAGGGAGAAGCTCGATGCACGAATTGGTTTTGGGTGGGTCGCTGGCTTTCTGCTACAGGTATTCTAAAAAAGATCATGCACTTAACTGACGTGCCACTACCAAGTTCACATCAGAAGGAATTAAATGGCTGTAAGCCTCTGCCAATTGGCTCAAGGAATGGTTCCCACGATTTTCATTCGATGCAAGTTCCAACGATAGGTGTTGAAATCAGAAGAGCTGTGAACATCATTGATGAAAACCTTAATTACACGCAACAGAAAGTTGCTAACTTGGGTCAAGAAAAACATCATAATAAGCTTTTGGGAACTGTGATTGATGAATTGAGGTTCAGCAGTGAAGCTCATCCTTCAAGTACAAATGAAGCCGAAGATCCTCACTTAGATACTGGTATTGAG TTCCTTATAGTCACTGGACCTGATGTATGCTGCTTTGAAGACAGGGGAATTACATGA